ccggattcggaggcagaggtcttatccactgggctatcacggcacagtACAGAGCTTCATTTTACAAATATACAGGCTTTCACTAAAAATCAGCACTTATCTAAATGTAGCTTTAATGTTGTCATTTTTGTATTtactgtattaaataaaaaataattatatttgttccTTTCTATTAAGTTTTCCTGacctattttatatattttctttctttatttctaaaaaaGTATGTTATTACAACGACTGTCGGAAAGATAACAACTTCGCTCGTCTCCGGTAAAACTTCTCAGTTCGTGTCGTATTGGCCGCATCACTGCAAAGAACAGACAACTTGTATTTTTCTATGATTTGACTAATCTCCGATCCGTTTCACCTTCTTACGACTTctaaaatttcataaattgaCAGGAGAACTTtagaaataaaatcatttaccagcctaacatttattttattagtatttacgtattattactttttaaatttttctactctcatttatttattagaaaaatggtgagggaaaaacatcgagaggactTGACGGGAGGACGGGAGAACTTGCATACCattgaattttcttttcttaatttgcgtgtttgaagtctgccaatgcgcattgagccagtggtggactattggcctaacccctctcattctgagaggagacttgagctcagcagtgagccgaataattataggttgataatgatgattactttttgatgattatatatttattttaccgaCTTCCTGATTTCGGGCTAAGAAGTTTTGCGGAAAaatttttggaagaaagaaaagctcaaatAATTAAACTCAAAGTGTTAATGATGGTCAAAACTTTgaatagtattataaaaaaacacatttaaattataaaatcatcgttaaaagaattttcaaaatctgttaagtagatccagagatattaccccctacaacctcacacaCTTTATACTTTACAATATTGGTAGCTACAGATGAAGGCAGTTATCACCGCCATGAGTCACACCCCCCTCGTGTTATCAGCGCATTGGAGCTTTCCTCGATCACTTCTCGCGATGTTTATGTATTTCCACTTGGTAACAGTGCGGTGCATAAATCGACGATAGGCTAGCTGattcaacatttatttattgtaaaatagaTGGGACATTTTTGCAAATAAGCCGACGGCTATCCTGGTATCTTTTCGATTTTGTCGATCTGTCGACCCATCGTATGTACCTTAGGAGTGAGGAAATAAAGAGATACTTTTGCACACTTGTTATATATATGTTCTGtaaatgtcataaaaataaaaataaaatcataaaatgctCAAACTATCACTACATCAATACGGGTTAAAGgtgaaaattataaatctaaCAAGCAATTTTGGTATGAAAAAAAGAGAGATCTTGGAAAAgacaatatacaaaaattctTAAAAGTGATGTCGTCCTTGACTTTCAATGAAATTTATGAGGAATCAGATGCAGAAAAAGCATTCAATAAATTTCATGAGctggttattttgttttataacttatGCTTTCCAATAATAACAGTTAAAGTCTCAAATAAAGTTATAGAGCAAAAATGGATGactaaaaatatcaaaagatGTTGTATTCGTAAAAGAAGTTTATATTTAAGATATCATCTTTCGAAATCTAAagcaatgaaaaaaaattataagatgAAATACCGTAAATATTCTTCAATACTTAAGAGATGTATAGGGACTGCGCGACGTATAAACAATCACAACAAATTACAACAGTCCAATAACATTAGTAGGTCAGCTTGGCAGATAATAAAGAACAACTTTAATTATAAgactaatgtaaataataacttattaaaaattagacatgataatgaaatttatacagaccctaaaataatttgtgaaaaatttaataattcttacATTAATGTagtaaataacactaataaaaaatcggacaaacataattttaagaTTGACATTTCTTTTAATCctaatagtatatttttaagcCCTGTAAGCTACTTcgacatatacaaaataataaaagcattaAAGAATACAGCATCTACTGGTTACGATAATATTAACACTGGAGTTTTGAAAGAGACAGCTTCTGTATTAGCTCCTCCTCTAAGCCACATTATAAATTTGAGTATTGTTCAAGGGCATTATCCTTCACGCCTGAAGTACTCTATAGTTAAACCGCTCTTCAAAAAAGGGGACAAAAtggatataaataattacagaCCTGTCACTTTGATACCAATAATATCCAAAGTTATAGAAAGGGTCAtgtacaataaattatacagCTTTTTTTCGACttgtgatattttgaaaactgaACAGTTTGGATTTAGGAAAAATAAGTCTACTACATTAGCGTGCTTTTCATTAATCAAAAGTGTGACAGAAAGCCTTAATGAAGGTGTAGCTCCTATAGCAGTATACCTTGATATGAGCAAAGCGTTTGACTTTGTTGAACATAATACTCTTCTCAAGAAACTggaccaccctaccggcaaagacgtaccgccaagcgatttagcgttccggtacgatgccgtgtagaaaccgaaaggggtgtggattttcatcctcctcctaacaagttagcccgcttccatcttagactgcatcatcacttaccatcaggtgagattgtagtcaagggctaacttgtaaagaataaaaaaaaaaaaaaaaaaaaaaactggaacATTATGGCATAAGAGGACCAGCACATGATTGGTTCGAATCGTATTTAAGGGATAGGAAACAATGTGTTGAAATTTGTAACATTGTCGGtactactaaaataatatttcgatCGTGTTATCGAGAAAATAGATTTGGAGTACCACAGGGCAGTGTTCTTGGACCCTTACTTTTTCTCCTTTACATTAATGATTTGCCTAATACAACAAATCATGAAtgtatcaaaatcatcaaaaaacatcaaaatattgaaagtgaATTAAAAGGTGCAATAACAGGTGTGGTGgaatatcttaaaaataataatttaaatgttaacatGGGCAAAACGAATATAATGCGATTTCAAACTTATAAATCTCAACTACAAAAGATtgatataaaactaaatgatACGTGCATTCAGGAAgtggatgaaaataaatttctaggTATTACATTAGATAAGTATTGTAATTGGCTAAAAGGCTCATATTCAACAACTTATtctaaaaattgacaaatatgtATATGCCTTAAGACGCATAAGGCAAGTTGTATCTGTGGATGCAGCAATTCTAGCATATCATGGTTACGCCTCTTCCTTATTAAGATATGGATTGATACTTTGGGGTAATTCAACTGAAGCGCATCTAGCATTTAAGGCACAGAAACGTTGCATTAGGGCTATATGTAATGCTGATTGGACGGATAGCTGCAAGCCTTTGTTTAAGAAGCTAAAAATTCTACCACTTCCATGTTTGTACATATTTGAAatctgcattttaataaaaaagaatcccGAATATTTCAAGTTTAAATCAGAATTAAACCCAGAATCAAggctcaaaaataaattatgtgtacCCTACCAACACTTGGCCTTGTATAGGGATAATGTGTATTGCTCAgctatacgtatttataataagttgccACCGCACAGTTATGACatgtcatttttgtcttttaaaaaatatttattgaaattattattatataataattattactgtgtaaaagactttttaaatgacaaattctgaatgcaacaataaatataatcagttatgattttcttataaattattgacaattttaattttaatttctgacattaatttttaatttttgacttcatttttttaattatatgacattgattgatttaatgttgcattacacctgacatagcatttatattgacattgtttaattttaatggattctgatagtatattaattatttatatttgatgttaagaatgcttcgtcaaattatgctaattgtacttgtattttttttttttttatttataccatgttcaccgattgaatatttaattattggaattttggaattattagttagtataatattatttttaatattcatacacctgtcaaggtagaaagtatgtatgtctatagcaagttctgtaaaccttctgtactttctcatgaataaataaattattattattattattattattaatgactgCTGGACAAAATTCGTTTTCGACACATTCTAAATCCGGTCGGTCAAATCGGTCAAAACGGTCTTAATTCCATAATTCGGTAGGTAGATACCATAACAGACAGTACCAGAGCATGGGTTAATCttacagccttcataaaatgaggtgtcTGTCTGCCGCATGCTCTCGTTCTATAAAGAAATGGTATCAGAAATTACGCTCAACATTTGAGCGGAGAAACCGGAAAATTACATTTCGCTCGCGAGCTGCAGATCCGTTATCATTGAATATAAATCATGCCATCTCGCGCGCGCTAAATCAATTAGAGGACGCGTTGCTATCATTCGATTACCGCGTCACAGATGGCGCTGATTGCATCAAACACTGCGCAAACTTGTCCCACTTCGGATTCGCGATTGAGACGACTCTTAATTAGATTTTAACTGTTTCAAGATTTATTGTGACGGATAATTGGTTCAACCGGTTTATATCTTGGAGTATAAATGTAAGCCTTGAGCTTTTGTAGTGATTTGTAAGGAGAGAAATCTAATTAGAGATTTCTAGCTTTTGTTTTAGATCTTAAAGAATTCTTTCTTGATCTTTAACTATAGACATATTTCGTTGCTGTATATTGTATCTCTATATCTAGATATCTATTTCCATATTTAGGACCACATTTAGCTACTGAACATttatcatctttatcattaaataaaataaatataatttctgaTATAAAGAATTTATATCAGAAATTAtatttcctctcagaataacaGAATaagagttaggctaatagtccaccacgctggaccagtTTTGACGGATTAGCTGACttctcacacgtagagaattaagaaaattctcaggtatgcaaattttctcacaatgtttttccttcatcatttgTGGCTCGTGAGGAAGACAGAAGattaatgtatattaataatttgtcaagatttttttataaatttattgaaatactaTGAAGTGTCGGAAAAAGTCAAGTCGTCTGAAAGCTTTCTTTAAAAATGCTACGTAATATCTTGAAGATATAACAAAAGCATGCACTATGAAGTGATAATGATAACTATCTCCAGTAACGGTAGCGTCCGCTCCGCAGGGGTGGGCTACGCCATCTGCATGATCGACATCTACATGGGGATGTACTACAACACCATCATCGGCTGGGCGGTGTACTACCTGCTGGCGTCGCTGGCGTCCATCAACTCGGTGCTGCCGTGGACCAGCTGCGACAACGAGTGGAACACGCCGCTCTGCTCCCCTGTCACTTCTCCGCAGATCAACCCCAACGCTACCACGCCGGCTAAAGAGTTTTTTGAGTAAGTTTCTAACCTCTACTATCAGATAGTGGACAAGCCGCAAGGGCCAACGCCAACTCGCCGGCTAAAGAGTTTTGCTCTGATACATGGCGTGAAACAAAGGTTTACCTTGTGGAGGTAGAAGTATGGAGAACCTTCTCATATCAAAGACAAAGTCAATTTCTCATATTTCAACGTTATCTTTAGTCAATAGAAATCTTTCGATGTCCCAATAGACATCATAAAGGCGTTACTTTAcagtgtgtctgtctgtatgatCTATGACAGTGTTTTCAAATTTATGGACCGATATAGACAGTCTTTAAAAGTAAGGCAAATTTTTGACCACTTAGTTTCTTAGGTACATATGGAGATCagttcataatataaataatatttaaatgataatttaaatattatttatgagcAAAAACATTATTTGTTCAGGAGAAACGTACTGGAGCAGCAAAAATCTAACGGCCTAGACAACATGGGACCCATCAAGCCTTCTCTAGCGCTCTGCGTGTTCGGTGTGTTCGTCCTGGTTTACTTCTCTCTGTGGAAGGGCGTACGGAGCGCTGGTAAGGTAAGTAGCTTACTTCTAGGTAAGTATTTTGTTAGTTTATATCGATGGAGGGTTCATAAAAAGTAACAGAAAGTTTATGTAAAGAAACAAAGCTTCCTGAATGTAGTTCAATTCTAATGACAGACATATAGAAACTGAAAGACAAACAAAAAGTAACGAAAAATGTTAGTCTATAAATTGTATAGAGGGCATTTGAATGGATTTCACgattttttgtaagaaaaatagTATGTTTTTGTTATCAGGTGGTATGGGTGACAGCGTTAGCACCTTACGTGGTTCTGCTGATCCTGCTGGCGAGGGGCGTGACGCTGCCCGGCGCTACGGAAGGCATCCGGTACTATCTCACACCGGAGTGGCACAAGTTACAGAACTCTAAGGTAACTTCACCTTACGTGGTTCTGCTGATCCTGCTGGCGAGGGGCGTGACGCTGCCCGGCGGTACGGAAGGCATCCGGTACTATCTCACACCGGAGTGGCACAAGTTACAGAACTCTAAGGTAACTTCACCTTACGTGGTTCCGCTGATCCTGCTGGCGAGGGGCGTGACGCTGCCCGGCGGTACGGAAGGCATCCGGTACTATCTCACACCGGAGTGGCACAAGTTACAGAACTCTAAGGTAACTTCACCTTACGTGGTTCTGCTGATCCTGCTGGCGAGGGGCGTGACGCTGCCCGGCGGTACGGAAGGCATCCGGTACTATCTCACACCGGAGTGGCACAAGTTACAGAACTCTAAGGTAACTTCACCTTACGTGGTTCCGCTGATCCTGCTGGCGAGGGGCGTGACGCTGCCCGGCGCTACAGAAAGCATTCGGTACTGCCACTCgaactaaatttaaatgaagTAATTAAAAAACCAACAATGTGCGAGTCAGATTAGCCCAACAAGGATTCCTAGAATAATATTGAAGTTTTCAACATCGTCAAAGTTTTCACTTTTCTTTTTGCAATCTGTGATCCCCATAAACGACAATAGGTCACAGTTACCAGTTCAAGATTGGtctaatgttttgtttttggatAAGGctttattaatagtttttttttggttttgccTTTGTTAACTATTTTATGCTGCTATAGGTATAATTAATCCTAAAACAAAGCATAAAATGCGTAAgtgtttatcaaaatttgcctTCCGTCTTGTCAAGGTTTGGATCGACGCAGCATCGCAGATCTTCTTCTCCCTGGGCCCCGGCTTCGGCACGCTGCTGGCTCTCTCCAGCTACAACAAGTTCACCAACAACTGCTACCGAGACGCGCTCATCACCTCTTCCATCAACTGCCTCACCAGCTTCCTCGCGGGATTTGTTATCTTCTCGGTTTTGGGGTATGCTCTTTGTTTAACTTCCCAAAAAGAACTGTGTAAAGTTCACTAACAGGTGACACTTAAACTGACCAACTTATATGATAGAATCGATAGAAAAGAAAGAATGAAGGGAAATATACAAGTTTCGAAAAGGTTGTGGTCTCTGCCTATCCCTAAAATGATGACACGCTATAGTACTAGTTATACGAAAAACCGCGACCGGGTTTTTGAATTCTTTGAAATTTTCAACGCAAAAAAGTGCGTTGAGCGTGTAGGTATGAAagaattgaaaagaaaaaaacataatgGAAGTACCCAGGGATGGAAAAAAGGTAGAATGCGTTAGCAGTAATATACATCGGGTCTTTGAATCTTTAAAAATGTGTTATGTGTGTTCTTATTAAAAGCTGTTAGAGACTGTTGTCTTGATTGATGGCCCCTtagtatcatatttttttattaattccttAGGTATATGGCACACGTTCAGAACAAAAGTATCGAGGAGGTGGGGCTGGAGGGGCCCGGGCTAGTGTTCATCGTGTACCCGGAGGCCATCGCCACCATGACCGGCTCCGTCTTCTGGGCCATCATCTTCTTCCTCATGCTCATCACTCTGGGACTTGACAGTACTTTCGGAggtcaattaatttattaacacacataattaatcatatttattttaattgcctTGCCTAGATGACTAGACTTTATTGAAAGTGTCGGGAAAACTGACGCTGGAATTCCATTCCATATTGTCATTGCGTATCAGAAAAGAGGACTCAGTACATCTCCAAGTTTCATCGACAACGTAGTGCTGCAGAACTCTGGGATGCCTAACGACATTTACGCAAACGTTAAAAAGCGTGCACGGTTTGGAGAGTACATACACTGGTACATCAATACCATTTGGATAGGTGGCATGATCAGCAAGCCGTCACTGAGCCGAAGATGGGGTTGTTGCCTACGTTAGAACGGTGAAAGAGGAATGAGGTGAAACAATTCCTGAGCTTTCCCAGAAATGAATCGTGTAGAAAGTATTCTATTTCTGGAAGGATGACCTGtctttaagtacctacataagcAGGCTATCCTTCCAAgaacctttcggcgatgctctaatCTTTTAGTTCTgggtattttatttcttttctattGTGTCGTAGGACTGGAAGCAGTGACGACGGCTTTGTGCGACGAGTACCCGCGCGTGCTGGGCCGGCACCGGGAGATATTCGTCGGCTTCCTGTTACTCTTCATCTACATCTGTGCTCTTCCAACTACCACCTTTGTAAGTTTAGCTCTTAAACTATTGTCATTCGCGGTTATTCTGCCATTGCACCTACAAATGTatgcaaaaaatattgataatgatgataaagataCGTAAAGCGCTCGTAGCAAGACATTCTAGTCTAAatcgaattttttaaatcatggtTACTACCGCTCCATAATTTTAAACGCTCCATAATTTTAACCgaatttaataactaataaatgttttagGACCACACCTACGCTTTGGACagagaacctcctccatttcACTATCGGTAATACTATAAGAGACCCTACACATAAAACTTGGGTATattcaagagtgaataggcaccaaCTAGACAAACGCATTTCacgatattaatatattatgctGCATCTTAATATCTACATTACAGCTAAGAGTTAGATTGTTAATTTTAGCATCATAATACCAaggtacatttaaattaattagataTTCTGCCTCGTTGTTCCAGTGGTAAACTTATGTGGTTTCAGGACGGTGAAATTACTGGGTTCAAGTCAGGGActggctatgaaatactgagcttttctttctttaacgTAATTTTAGTGGAAATTGTCACATTGAGCCGTCATTCCTGCTCATTATCATTACCAtgtgatagtgatcgttaatcaattattatcttTAACTCGTTAACTCCTCCTTGCCTGGACTGGACTGGACAATTATATAATGATGAAtctttaatcaaaatataacgTACATCGAAATTAAATAGAAAGTAAACGTTCATGTAAGACGTGTTACATATTccgaataggtacctacctacctaatcaaATCAGTCATTCATTAGGGATAGATTTGATGAAATAAAGGAAAGGGCTCCCTCGGTATCAGGAACAGTGTATATTAAATGGGGTTCAATAAATAAACGCTATCTGGCCGTAGATGTATTCCGTTGCATTATTCATCACGCACTTAGGGGGATGACCAGCCTCTCTGGAGAGCATTCGCTTAGAACAAACCACTTGTGGATGCTGGTACACTTTTATACTATTTGCTTTTGTTTTCAACTGGGTTTGAGGAAGTCGATTGTGACTGTTGAACGTTTAAAGAGTTTCTTACTTGACTTTATCGGGAATCGTTCGAAGTCATTTATTGTAAGATATTTTGTGAATTAATCtcttcttctatactaatattataaagaggaaagatttgatgctttgtttgtttgcgttGATGCTGTGAAACTACTggacagattttaaaaaaatatttaccaatgAAAAATTATAGCAAGTAACATAAGTAATTTAATCCccgatttttaaaactttttcaccaatagaaatcTTCACCGAGTAAAATTGACTAAACTATTTTCTCGTCATCTGACAAtaatgagaactacgcgggtgaaatcacgGGGCGTTTGCTAGCTTTACCTAAATAAATAGGATTGGACTTAGGTACGAGTACAGATATTCATTAATGCTGGTTACATGTAattatgttatgtatttttatttatttgattacatATTTCATTCTCTTcagtctatttattttatactaaactagcggatgctcacgacttcatccgcgtagatacttttttagattttttaaagtaaaagaatgtttgcGTTACTGTAACCGTTCGCAGCAAACCCATGGGAAGCTGTCTATCTTGTTTCCCGTTTTATGGTAAACTTAAAGATCCTTAGATCCGCATTtaacgtatcggacgcatcgcatcaaacggatttttaattttactgtagatAAAATCAATTGGATgcaatccgtacgatgcggatcagtggtaCCTATCACTCGTATTTctttcaatacaaagaaaactaaaatccGTTTGTGGCGATCTCAGGATGCGATGAGATGCGTAGGTATATACGAAGCGGATCGGTGGATGCCTGCCAATAGTCGCATTTTTCATGATTATTGGTCGTAACGTTATGAAAAATTTCCAGGGTGGGGTGTACCTAGTGGATCTCCTCAACGTGTACGGTCCAGGGCTGGCGATCCTGTTCGTGGTGTTTGCGGAGGCGGCGGGCGTGTGCTGGGTGTACGGAGTCAACCGGTTCTCAGAGGACGTGCGGACCATGCTGGGACACACGCCGGGCTGGTTCTGGAGAGCTTGCTGGTCTTACATTAGGTAATATAGCctaatatagaatagaatagaatagaaatcatttatttgttaacacaacacataactacataataacttaaaactaatacatttacatcgtaataataacttaaaactagtacatatatatatagaaaatatgttgtgccaaaaaaaatggacctgactcagctaaaatttgttgtgattacatcagtacccacaacgctggtattctgtcagacccttaggagggaagaacagaacacataaaataattatatcactaataaaataaaacaaaatacagtttaaaaatacagtagtgtaatctcagaagaacaaaaaaaaatttaatctcaaaagctagcaaacacaaaagaaaagaaaatatatagaattaattgtttactattaattaatctatactaatattataaagaggtaaagtttgtaacatttttttgaaatggggtaatcttcggaaccactggtccgattttataaattctttcaccagtaggggagtgctataggctatattttatatttctatcatatataactactgagttatcgcgggttttctctatCGGGTTTtctcttatatatatataagatctcggtacctcggagagcacgtaaaaccGTCGGTCCTGCCGCCTGCGCCTGATATTTCACCaatcgtgtcggtctgccgtcccatcgaaCTATGAGAGTGTGGGAAAAGAGAGTGCATTTTTGCTTGCGCATAcgcttgtgcactataatatctcctgtgtacatggttaatctc
This genomic stretch from Bicyclus anynana chromosome 14, ilBicAnyn1.1, whole genome shotgun sequence harbors:
- the LOC112046801 gene encoding sodium-dependent serotonin transporter translates to MPAPPDTPTAPAPAPAPASAPASASASANTLAPQQPVQNSHKARSLVVSLTPARERETWAKKAEFLLAVVGFAVDLGNVWRFPYICYQNGGGAFLIPYCVMLLFGGLPLFFMELALGQYHRCGCLTLWKRICPALKGVGYAICMIDIYMGMYYNTIIGWAVYYLLASLASINSVLPWTSCDNEWNTPLCSPVTSPQINPNATTPAKEFFERNVLEQQKSNGLDNMGPIKPSLALCVFGVFVLVYFSLWKGVRSAGKVVWVTALAPYVVLLILLARGVTLPGATEGIRYYLTPEWHKLQNSKVWIDAASQIFFSLGPGFGTLLALSSYNKFTNNCYRDALITSSINCLTSFLAGFVIFSVLGYMAHVQNKSIEEVGLEGPGLVFIVYPEAIATMTGSVFWAIIFFLMLITLGLDSTFGGLEAVTTALCDEYPRVLGRHREIFVGFLLLFIYICALPTTTFGGVYLVDLLNVYGPGLAILFVVFAEAAGVCWVYGVNRFSEDVRTMLGHTPGWFWRACWSYISPVFLLVLFIVSVLAHEEMLGANDYVYPRWSIHVGWLMTGTTVSCIPLYMFYKFLITPGSFVTRVKTMIRPVETSIPPNEHALCSL